A region of the Emcibacteraceae bacterium genome:
GTGGGTCAATGGCACGCGGCTGATCATTAATGCTTCCCTTATAAAAAGATATCTGCTGGAACGCGATACCGTTTTTTTCGATCAGTTTCCGGGCATCAAACCCAACAGGTTCATCCTCATAGCGCACACTTAAGACCATTTTAATTCCCTGATCCTTAAGCATGGGGATTGTTGCCTCATCAGGCTGGCGGGAATAGACAACATTGCCCAATTGTGGTGTCTTATCAAGATTACCAAAAGGGGCCTGCGTTTTCTCAGTTGTAAGATCAACCGATTGCGCCTGGGCAGATGCGTATAAAAAACCGCATACAAGGAGGGAATAAAAAATCCGGCTTGCAAACTGTGAAATGAATTTTGTCATGATCTTTCCTAAAGGGCTGTCAATTAGTGAATTTTATTTAAGATTATCAAGATACTCATTATGTATTTTGGTGATCATTTCACTTGTCATGCCTGCTTCCTTTGCCAGCCTGTTTGCCTCTTCGCGTGAGTAACCTTTTTTATAAAGGGCCACCCCAAGCAATGAGCCGGCACGTTGGGAATGGGTACAATGCAATACAATTTTGGTATCATTTGCTTCTGACATATCCAGAAGAGAAATGAGCTGATCAACATTATCAGCATCAATGGCACGTCCTTTCATATAAGGAATCTGCACAAAAGCCATCCCGGCCTTTTCCACAGCCTTGCGTTCATCATATCCGGCATTTTCATTTTCACCGCGGATGCTGATAACCATTTTAACATCCTGATCCTTATACATTTCAACAGTATTTTTGTCAGGCTGATCGGCAAAAATAACATTGCCGAACTGGTGTAATACAGTGTGATTACCAAATGGTTCCAGCGACCCTTCCACAGCCAGTGGCGAATTCTGCGCCTGTGCGGCACTCAATAAAAACATTGCCGTAATTAACGAATATAAACTGACCAGTACGCGTCTTTTAGAAATTTGATAAATAACCATAATTGTGGTTCCTGTTTGTTAAAATTCTGAAAATTATACTTACTCTGATCTATTCATACAACATCATAATTCATATAAAAATGCGAAATATTCACTTTTTGTTCTCTTTTGTTCTTGACTGTTTCAGCGAATTAAATTAGAACAATAATAGAACATAATGAAAAAGGAATTTAAAATGGATATTCTGCTACAGCTGCTTTCTTATTGCTTTATTCCCCTGCTTGCAATTCTTGTCATAGGCGGGCTTCGTGACATTATTCACGGATTAAAGGAACATATGGAACTGAGCGGAATTAAATTTCCCTCATTCTCAGTCGCAAATTATTTTTATAATCTTTATGAAAAAGTCAGAGTTGGACGGATTCAACCCAAATTGTGCCGTAACTAGGCACTTTCACCAATTTCACTGTTAATTTTATCAAACTGATCAAATTCATAATTGATCGACCATTCAATCATGGTCCGGTATAGGTCAGCAACAAGTTTCGGGTCGGCGCCATTTTTTGAAGCATGTTCTGAAACTTTTTTTATGACATCGACGACGCGTTTATCATCTCTGACAAGATTTCTGTGCTTTTTAAGCTCTGCAGCGCGGTTCATATATGTTTTACGTAGCGCAAGAAGTTCGACAATCTCTCTGTCCAGGCGGTCAATTTGTCCCCTCAGTTCATTCATGTCCTGACATTGGTTAGGGTCAAGGTCGAGCTTATTTTTAAGGTCTTTTAGCACTATTAATTATCTTTCATCAAAAAATATGTACATTACATATTTTATTTTACTTATTTTTTAAAGTTTAATTGGAAGCATTAGCCACTTTCATCACCAGACAGGGCACCTGTTGGTTTTGAAGCATCTGGCAATTTTCTTGCGCGGCGCTGAAATTATCATAATGTCCAAAATAAAGCCTGAAACGCTGTTTATTCTCTGCTGTCATGATGGGTTTTATGTCTATATTCTGGTCTTTCAGCATTTCCGGTGCCAGAATTTGTAATCGGCGCCAATCAATAGTTGCGGCATTTTCAGTCGGATATGACCCCAATTGAAGATGATAAAATGATGCGTTGACAGGTGCCATATTCTGAACCGGCGCCATTTCTTCAGGATCATTTTCCGGAACAGAAGATGTCTCCAAAGCATTGTTCACTTCAGCTGCTTGAGACTCATTTTCTGGGAGTGCTGGTTCAGTTGTCAATGCCGGGGCGGCATCACCGCCCTGATTTTCTGAATTCAGTATATCTTCCAGCATTTTCCGCTTCGGATCAATGGAAACGACTGGCTGGCTCATTGTTGGCTCCGGTTCGGTTAGTTCTGCTGCTGATGTGTCCTCATCTTCATCCGGAAATGAATTCAGGTTCAGGAAAATCGCCTGAGCTCTGCGTTTACTTGACAGTCCGCGAAGCCAGTTATATCGGTACATATTGGTTTCAATTTCTTCCGGTGTCATGAAACTTTTAGCCATGGTTCTTGCGGCCTCTTCTTCACCGGAAAGGGCATAGACCATAATCAGGTTCTGTTGTGCCGTTGTCTGGCTGTAATCCAGATTTACCGCTTTACTCAGCAGCTTGATGGAAGGGGCAAATTCATCCTGAAAAGCCAGTGATAAGGCCAGGTTATTTAATAGCGAAATATTATCCGGCATTTTGCTTAATCCACGACCATAGGCCTGCTGGGCCTGATCATGAAGCCCCTGAAGATCATAGGCAAGACCGATACTGTTATAAATCCGATAATTATCAGGTGACTTTGATGCCGCTTTTTCCAGAAAATCTATCGCTTCTGCCGGCTGGTTATTCTGCACCATCATCTGACCAAGGCCAAGCTGGGCATCTGTATTATCAGGATCAAGATCAAGAACCTGTCGGTAGTAGGTAATGGCCCCATCCGTGGCGCCAAGGCGCTGATAAATCTGACCAAGAGCAAGCCGGGATGGCACATGCTCTGGGCTTTCATTTGCTGCGCGCTGATATAGCCTGATTGCGCTTGTATAATCCCCTGCTATACGAAAGCTTTCCGCCATTTTCATAAGCGACGGACTGGAAAAAGCAAGCTCACCATTGACGCGCCTTTCCGGCGGCATATTATTTTCATCATAATTTGGTCTAAAGCTATCGCCACCGCCACAGGCAGATAATAAACCTGCCAAAAACAGACCGAATATTATGTGAGGTAACTTGCTGGATTTAATGGGCATTTGCCGTATTGCACCTATTAGGGTAATGTTGAAAACGTGTTTATTAACTATAACGTCTATGGACTATACAGGAAACTAAATTGGATAAAAAGCAATCAATTAATTAATAAGTTGTTAAAATATAGTTGTTACTTTAAGCTTGAGTTTAATAGTAAAGGATTAAAAATGGTTGATATAGCAGCAGCAAGTGCCGCATCTTCACAAATACAGATTGATGCAGGACACAGTAGCACGCAGGAAAATGCCGCTATTGAAGTTAAGGCCCAGGAAGAAAAGATTGAAAATTCCGTCAATGGTCGCAGCACGGTTGAATCCGGCACCGAACCGGGTGTGGGTGAAAAAATCGATATAAGAGCCTGACGGGCTTAATTCAGACAACAAAAAAAGGCATGATCCGTATGTATGGTCATGCCTTTTTTATTTTATTGCTTCAGGAATTTTATTATCCCTTTTTTGTCACTTCCTTAACCTCAGGCAAGACAGTCCTCAGGTGAAGTTCCCGTAACTGTTTCATTTCCACCTCACTCGGCGCATTCATCATCAGATCCTCAGCCTTCTGGTTCATCGGGAAAACAATCACTTCACGAATATTCGGCTCATCCGCCAGAAGCATCACAATACGGTCAACACCAGGGGCTATGCCACCATGGGGAGGCGCGCCGTATTTAAGGGCATTCAGCATCCCGGCAAAACGCTTCTCGACAACTTCCGGGCCATAACCGGCAATTTCAAAAGCGCGGTACATAATTTCAGGTACATGGTTTCTGATGGCGCCAGAGGATAGCTCAATACCGTTACAGACAATGTCATACTGGTAGCCCAGAATATCTTCAGGGTTTTGATTATTAAGGGCTTCCAGCCCCCCCTGCGGCATAGAGAACGGATTATGGCTGAAATCAAGTTTCTTTTCGATTTCGTCATATTCATACATTGGGAAATCAACAATCCAGCAGAATTTAAATTCGTCATCCTTGATCAGACCCAGTTCATTACCGACTTTTGTTCTGGCATGCCCGGCAAGCTTGGCGGCTTCATCCGCCTTTGCACAGGCAAAGAAAACCCCGTCATTTTCAGTAAGCCCAGCTATTTCCATAAGTTTGGCGATCCGCCCTTCATCTAGGTTTTTGGCGATCGGGCCCATGGCCTCACCATCCTTGAAGCGAACATAGCCTAGTCCTGCAAACCCTTCTGAGCGGGCCCAGTCGTTCATTTTATCAAAAAATGATCTTGGCTGATCGGCACCGGCCCCCGGGGCCGGAACAGCGCGGACAACTGAGCCGTTTTTAATGGCACCGGCAAAAATGCCAAAGCCAGAACCGTCAAATACCTCAGTAACATCAGAAATTACGATCGGGTTTCTTAGGTCCGGTTTATCAGAGCCGTATTTCAGCATTGCATCCTTATATGTGATGCGCGGAAACGGTGCCTGTGTCACTTTTTTATCTGAAAATTCCTCAAAAACACCCTGCATAACCGGTTCGATGGCGCCAAAAACATCGTCCTGTGTTACATAGGACATTTCCATATCAAGCTGATAAAACTCACCGGGACTGCGATCGGCCCGTGCGTCTTCATCGCGAAAACAAGGGGCAATCTGGAAATAACGGTCAAAACCCGCAATCATCAGAAGCTGTTTAAATTGCTGCGGTGCCTGTGGCAGGGCATAGAATTTACCCGGATGCAGCCGTGATGGCACCAGAAAGTCTCTGGCCCCTTCCGGTGATGACGCGGTCAGGATCGGTGTCTGGAACTCCTTAAAGCCCTGATCAACCATTCTGCGGCGTATGCTAGAGATAATATCGGAACGCAGCACAATATTTTTATGAATTCTTTCGCGTCTTAGATCAAGGAACCGGTATTTAAGCCTGATATCTTCAGGATATTCCTGTTCCCCGAACACCGGTAATGGAAGTTCCGCCGCTGCATTAAGCACGTCAACTTTTTTAACCAGAATTTCAATCTCACCAGTCGGCAGTTCAGGGTTTATCACCTCTGCAGCGCGTTTGATCACTTCGCCTTCAACCCGGATAACGCTTTCAGCACGGACATTTTCAGCAACTTCAAAAATATCCTTAAAATCACTGTCGAACACACACTGGGTGATTCCATAATGATCTCTTAAATCAATAAACAACAGCCCGCCATGGTCCCGCTTGCGGTGTACCCATCCGGAAAGACGTGCAGTTTGGCCCACATCATCGCTTCTTAGTTCATTACAAGTATGAGATCTGTATTCGTGCATATCCATTCTTCTATTTTTTAAATATTTCAAGTTCAATTCAGTGTCTTTTTGTGCTTTATTGTCGCTTTGTCAAGTTAATCTTGAGTCTTAACCAAAGAATTAAGGGACTTTATGAGTGTAATAACAACAAACAAGGATTTGGAAGCCCTGTGTCAGCGTCTTTCAAAATCCGACTATGTAACGGTTGATACTGAATTTCTGAGGGATAAAACCTATTATTCAAAATTATGCCTGATCCAGATTGCCGATGACAGTGAATATCATGCGATTGACACATTGGCCACAGGGCTTGATCTTAAGCCATTTTATGATCTGATGGAAAATGAAAATGTTGTAAAAGTTTTCCATGCGGCGAGGCAGGATATAGAAATTTTTGTCAATATGGCTAATGTCGTACCAAAGCCCCTTTTTGACAGCCAGATAGCCGCTATGGTTTGTGGTTATGGCGATAGTATCGGCTACGAAAAGCTGGTTATGTCCATCTGCAATAAGCCCCTTGATAAAAGCACCCGGTTCACTGACTGGTCCCGCCGCCCCCTTACCGAACGGCAAATCGACTATGCGCTGGGGGATGTCACCCATTTAAGGGAGATTTATAAGCATTTAAAATTAAAAATCGAAAAAAACGGACGCGAAGTCTGGCTGGCTGAAGAACTTGATGAACTGATGGATAAGGAAAGTTACATCATCAAGCCGGAGAATGCGTGGAAACGGATAAAAATCAGAAACAGTAACCGACGGTTTAATGCTATTGTCCAGAATGTTGCTGCCTGGCGCGAAGCAGAAGCACAAAGGCGCAATATTCCAAGAAACCGTGTTATGCGTGATGAAGTGCTGCTTGAGCTTTGTGCCGTGCGGCCAACCCATAAAAATGCCTTATCCAGTATTCGTGGTCTTGGCGCTAATTTTGCGTCCAGTAAAGGTGGGGACAATGTTATTGCTGCCATTCAGGATGCCATGGACCTACCCGAAGATCAGTTACCAAAGATTTCAAGAAAGCCGCCACCTTCACAGAATACCGACCCTATTGTTGAACTTTTAAAAGTCCTTCTCAAGCTTGTCTGCAAACGTGAGGATGTGGCCCCGAAACTGCTGGCCAATGTTGAGGATCTTGAAAAAATTGCCGAAGAGGACAAGGCGGATGTTAAAGCCTTACACGGTTGGCGGTATGATATTTTCGGCAAAGATGCCATAGCCCTTAAAAACGGTAAAAAAGCGTTCGCCATTAAAAATAGCGAAATTATACTCTTTACCATTAAGGACCATATTTAAATCACTAATGGCCCGTTGTAAGTTTATAGTCAAGATTGAGAAATTTGGAGAGACTATTCAGCCTTTGGCCGACAAGTTCATTAACCATGTCTTCCATTCCCGGCTTAACACTTAAAATCAGGAATTTATCTGATTTTACCAGTTTGACAAGTTTTAGACCTTCTGACGTGCCCGCAGAAATTCTTTGTGCCAGCCTAAGTGAAAGACCAATTCTTCTGGCATAAAGCATATCTTCTGAACTGATCAGCGATCTCGCCGTTTTTACCTGTTTAACCCTGCTGGTTGTGCCGCCGTAACAGACATAAAGAGCCATGGCAATCAAGGACGCATCTGTATGGTTTACCCCGCCCAATCGGCCATAGAGCACTTCGGCCACCACTTTTTCAGCACGGTATTCAGGATGACCGCGCCAGCCAACATCACATAAAATACAAATTGCCAGTCGCAGTCTTTTATGGTCTTCAGACTCATTCTCGAACAGGCCATCAATCCATTTATAAAGTCTTTCACCATGATCCGGGAATCGACCGGTCATTTTTGCGACCTGATGACAGCTGATAATCAGGCTGTCCTGTTTCCTGACTTCAGGTTCCATTTCATTATAAAGGATGCCTTCACGGACACCGAATGCCGAAACGACATATTTACAGGGATTGAGAATTTTTAAAAGTCGCCAAAGAACAAGAGCGGCAAGAGGAAGGTTTTTTCGACGTTTGGTACTGATGTGGGCCCGGTATTTTTTAAGATCCTGCTCAGTCATTCTTGAGACACGTTTGGCCAGATCAATAATCTCATCAACCGGAATGACATAATTATGCATATTGATCAGGGGATATTTAGTTTCGATCATATGTATATGGGCCAGCGCCCGCCATGATCCCCCGACGGCATAAAATTTACGGCCCTGTTCTTCCGTAATCCAGCCGACACCTTTCAGATATTCATCAATCTTCGATTTTGCAGATGGGATCCGATTGCCTCTTTTATCCTGAAACTGCAGCGGACCAATGGGTAATGTGGTCTCTCGGGACACATTTTTTTCATGAACAAGTGCCAGTTCAAGACTACCGCCTCCCAAGTCACCGATGATTCCGGTCGCCCGTGGCACGGCGCAGATTACCCCGTTACCTGAAAGTTTTGCTTCTTCGGGACCACTGACAATTTTAATATCGAGCCCCGTTTCCCGTTTAACATCAGCAACAAACTGGCGCCCATTCAGGGCATCCCTCACCGCTGATGTTGCAATTGCACGATAATCCTTCACTTCCATCTTTTTTATGAGGATTGAAAAACGACTCAAGGTCTTTGTCGCTTTTACAATTGATCTTCTGATCATTTTACCGCTTTCTGCAACCCCGAGTCCCAGGCCACAAAAAACTTTTTCGTTAAAGATTACATAAGGTGCCCGCTCACGATTCTCATAAACAACCAAACGCACCGTGTTTGAACCAATGTCAATTACAGCAAATCTTCCCAAACCTATTTCCTTATTCGTCTTTTTCCGTATCCTCAAATATAGCGGCACCAACACCTGACAAACTTGGATTTGTCATGAAATACTGGTGGGCGGAAAACGCATCTTCTCCTGCTGCCACTTTTGTATAACGATCATTTTCACCCAAAATCCAGCTTTGTGCTGTATCATTTATATTGGCAACCATGATCTGGTCAAGTACCTGTGAGTGAACTGTTGGATTTTCTAGTGGCACGAGTATCTCAACACGACGGTCAAAGTTTCTTGGCATCCAGTCAGCAGACGACATAAATACTTTTGCATTTTTTGACGGTAATTTCTCACCGTTCCCAAAACAGACAATACGTCCATGTTCCAAAAAGCGGCCAACAATACTTTTTACTCTGATATTTTCGGAAAGTCCCTGAACCCCTGGTCTAAGGCAGCAAATCCCCCTGACAACCATATCTATAGACACACCATTTTGTGATGCCTCGTAAAGTTTATCAATAATGATCGGGTCAACAAGCGCATTTAGCTTAACCCACATATTGGCGGGTTTTCCAGCCTTTGCATATTCAATTTCCTGATCAATCAGCTCCATTAAAGTCGAGCGTATATTAATTGGTGAAATTTTCACTTTCTCCAGCGACGTAGGTACCGTATTTCCAGTCAGATAATTAAATATATGAACGGCGTCACGACCCAGCGCCCTGTTATCCGTAAAGAATGAAATATCGGTATATACTTTTGCCGTTTGCGGATGATAGTTACCAGTGCCAAAATGGACATATGATTTCAGTTTGCCGTCCTCACGGCGAATGACCACTGAAATTTTTGCATGGGTTTTAAGCTCTAAAAAGCCGAATACCACCTGAACCCCTGCCCGTTCCATATCCTGCGCCCATTTGATATTGCGTGCTTCATCAAAGCGCGCTTTCAGCTCGACGAGGGCCGTCACCGACTTTCCGGCTTCTGCCGCTTTTATTAGTGCCGCGACTATCGGGCTATTATCGCCTGTGCGATAGAGGGTCTGTTTAATGGCCAGAACATTTTCATCACCGGCAGCCTGTTTAAGAAAACTGACCACCACATCAAAACTTTCAAAAGGATGATGAACAACAAAATCTTTCTGACTGATGGCGGCAAATATATCCCCGCCAAATTCCTTTACCCGGCTTGGATATCTTGGGCTAAAGGGCTCAAATGTAAGATCCTTGCGGTCTTCAACAATTAATTCAGACAATTCCGATAGACCAAGCATCCCATCAATATTAATGATTTCCTCTCTGACCACGCCGAGTTCTTTACGAACAATGCGTCTCAGCCGTCTTGGCATGCTGCTGTTGACTTCAAGCCTTACAACATTACCGCGTCGTCTTCTTTTTAAGGCGCTTTCGAAAACAAGGACCAGATCTTCGGCTTTTTCCTCTACCTCAAGTTCACTATCCCGAATGATCCTGAATATGCCCTCACTGACCATTTGATAATTTGGAAAAATAAAGTCGATAAAAAGACGAAGAACATTTTCAAGTGAAATAAATCTTATCTGTCCATCCTGGTCCGGCAGTCTGATAAAACGTTTTGTCTGCGTCGGGATCGGCAACAAGGCCAGCAACGTTTCGCCGTCAATCTGCCTTTGAAGCTCAATGATTAATGAAAAACCCAGATTGGGAATAAAAGGAAACGGATGGGCCAGATCAATCGCCAGCGGTGTCAGAATTGGAAAAACATTTTCAAGAAAATAAATCTGAAGCCATTCTTTTTCAGCATCCGTCAGCTCTGATGCTTCAAGTAGATCAAGATTATTTTTGCGAAGCTCGCTTAACAGTTCACGGCATTCTTTTTGCTGTTTTTCGACAAGCTCGGCGGCAAGAGCATTTATTCTCTCCAGCTGTTCCTTTGGGGTCATGCCATCATCGCTGATCACATCAGTTTCCGTTTTCATGAGATTGCGCAGTCCCGCGACCCTGACCATTATAAACTCGTCAAGATTGCTTCCTGAAATCGACAGAAATCTTAGCCGTTCGAGTAGCGGATAATTCTTGTTACAGGATTGTTCCATCACCCTGATATTGAATGAAAGCCAGGATAATTCACGATTGATCAGTCTCTCAGAAACTGTAAAATTTCCCTCTAAAG
Encoded here:
- a CDS encoding chorismate mutase translates to MLKDLKNKLDLDPNQCQDMNELRGQIDRLDREIVELLALRKTYMNRAAELKKHRNLVRDDKRVVDVIKKVSEHASKNGADPKLVADLYRTMIEWSINYEFDQFDKINSEIGESA
- a CDS encoding tetratricopeptide repeat protein; protein product: MAGLLSACGGGDSFRPNYDENNMPPERRVNGELAFSSPSLMKMAESFRIAGDYTSAIRLYQRAANESPEHVPSRLALGQIYQRLGATDGAITYYRQVLDLDPDNTDAQLGLGQMMVQNNQPAEAIDFLEKAASKSPDNYRIYNSIGLAYDLQGLHDQAQQAYGRGLSKMPDNISLLNNLALSLAFQDEFAPSIKLLSKAVNLDYSQTTAQQNLIMVYALSGEEEAARTMAKSFMTPEEIETNMYRYNWLRGLSSKRRAQAIFLNLNSFPDEDEDTSAAELTEPEPTMSQPVVSIDPKRKMLEDILNSENQGGDAAPALTTEPALPENESQAAEVNNALETSSVPENDPEEMAPVQNMAPVNASFYHLQLGSYPTENAATIDWRRLQILAPEMLKDQNIDIKPIMTAENKQRFRLYFGHYDNFSAAQENCQMLQNQQVPCLVMKVANASN
- the aspS gene encoding aspartate--tRNA ligase; the protein is MDMHEYRSHTCNELRSDDVGQTARLSGWVHRKRDHGGLLFIDLRDHYGITQCVFDSDFKDIFEVAENVRAESVIRVEGEVIKRAAEVINPELPTGEIEILVKKVDVLNAAAELPLPVFGEQEYPEDIRLKYRFLDLRRERIHKNIVLRSDIISSIRRRMVDQGFKEFQTPILTASSPEGARDFLVPSRLHPGKFYALPQAPQQFKQLLMIAGFDRYFQIAPCFRDEDARADRSPGEFYQLDMEMSYVTQDDVFGAIEPVMQGVFEEFSDKKVTQAPFPRITYKDAMLKYGSDKPDLRNPIVISDVTEVFDGSGFGIFAGAIKNGSVVRAVPAPGAGADQPRSFFDKMNDWARSEGFAGLGYVRFKDGEAMGPIAKNLDEGRIAKLMEIAGLTENDGVFFACAKADEAAKLAGHARTKVGNELGLIKDDEFKFCWIVDFPMYEYDEIEKKLDFSHNPFSMPQGGLEALNNQNPEDILGYQYDIVCNGIELSSGAIRNHVPEIMYRAFEIAGYGPEVVEKRFAGMLNALKYGAPPHGGIAPGVDRIVMLLADEPNIREVIVFPMNQKAEDLMMNAPSEVEMKQLRELHLRTVLPEVKEVTKKG
- the rnd gene encoding ribonuclease D; translation: MSVITTNKDLEALCQRLSKSDYVTVDTEFLRDKTYYSKLCLIQIADDSEYHAIDTLATGLDLKPFYDLMENENVVKVFHAARQDIEIFVNMANVVPKPLFDSQIAAMVCGYGDSIGYEKLVMSICNKPLDKSTRFTDWSRRPLTERQIDYALGDVTHLREIYKHLKLKIEKNGREVWLAEELDELMDKESYIIKPENAWKRIKIRNSNRRFNAIVQNVAAWREAEAQRRNIPRNRVMRDEVLLELCAVRPTHKNALSSIRGLGANFASSKGGDNVIAAIQDAMDLPEDQLPKISRKPPPSQNTDPIVELLKVLLKLVCKREDVAPKLLANVEDLEKIAEEDKADVKALHGWRYDIFGKDAIALKNGKKAFAIKNSEIILFTIKDHI
- a CDS encoding Ppx/GppA family phosphatase, translated to MGRFAVIDIGSNTVRLVVYENRERAPYVIFNEKVFCGLGLGVAESGKMIRRSIVKATKTLSRFSILIKKMEVKDYRAIATSAVRDALNGRQFVADVKRETGLDIKIVSGPEEAKLSGNGVICAVPRATGIIGDLGGGSLELALVHEKNVSRETTLPIGPLQFQDKRGNRIPSAKSKIDEYLKGVGWITEEQGRKFYAVGGSWRALAHIHMIETKYPLINMHNYVIPVDEIIDLAKRVSRMTEQDLKKYRAHISTKRRKNLPLAALVLWRLLKILNPCKYVVSAFGVREGILYNEMEPEVRKQDSLIISCHQVAKMTGRFPDHGERLYKWIDGLFENESEDHKRLRLAICILCDVGWRGHPEYRAEKVVAEVLYGRLGGVNHTDASLIAMALYVCYGGTTSRVKQVKTARSLISSEDMLYARRIGLSLRLAQRISAGTSEGLKLVKLVKSDKFLILSVKPGMEDMVNELVGQRLNSLSKFLNLDYKLTTGH
- a CDS encoding RNA degradosome polyphosphate kinase — encoded protein: MALEGNFTVSERLINRELSWLSFNIRVMEQSCNKNYPLLERLRFLSISGSNLDEFIMVRVAGLRNLMKTETDVISDDGMTPKEQLERINALAAELVEKQQKECRELLSELRKNNLDLLEASELTDAEKEWLQIYFLENVFPILTPLAIDLAHPFPFIPNLGFSLIIELQRQIDGETLLALLPIPTQTKRFIRLPDQDGQIRFISLENVLRLFIDFIFPNYQMVSEGIFRIIRDSELEVEEKAEDLVLVFESALKRRRRGNVVRLEVNSSMPRRLRRIVRKELGVVREEIINIDGMLGLSELSELIVEDRKDLTFEPFSPRYPSRVKEFGGDIFAAISQKDFVVHHPFESFDVVVSFLKQAAGDENVLAIKQTLYRTGDNSPIVAALIKAAEAGKSVTALVELKARFDEARNIKWAQDMERAGVQVVFGFLELKTHAKISVVIRREDGKLKSYVHFGTGNYHPQTAKVYTDISFFTDNRALGRDAVHIFNYLTGNTVPTSLEKVKISPINIRSTLMELIDQEIEYAKAGKPANMWVKLNALVDPIIIDKLYEASQNGVSIDMVVRGICCLRPGVQGLSENIRVKSIVGRFLEHGRIVCFGNGEKLPSKNAKVFMSSADWMPRNFDRRVEILVPLENPTVHSQVLDQIMVANINDTAQSWILGENDRYTKVAAGEDAFSAHQYFMTNPSLSGVGAAIFEDTEKDE